In Streptomyces sp. NBC_00483, a single window of DNA contains:
- the rpe gene encoding ribulose-phosphate 3-epimerase, with protein sequence MAVQINPSILSADFARLADEAKAAEGADWLHVDVMDNHFVPNLTLGVPVVESLARATDTPLDCHLMIEDPDRWAPQYVEAGAGSVTFHAEAAAAPVRLAREIRAKGARASMALKPATPIEPYEDLLPELDMLLIMTVEPGFGGQAFLDIMLPKIRRTRELIGKHGLELWLQVDGGVSAATIERCAEAGADVFVAGSAVYGAKDPAEAVRALRTQAEGATASAGWACDH encoded by the coding sequence ATGGCCGTGCAGATCAACCCCAGCATCCTGTCCGCGGACTTCGCCCGCCTTGCCGACGAGGCAAAGGCCGCCGAAGGCGCCGATTGGCTCCATGTCGACGTCATGGACAACCACTTCGTCCCGAACCTGACCCTCGGGGTTCCGGTCGTAGAGTCGCTGGCGCGCGCGACGGACACCCCGCTGGACTGCCATCTGATGATCGAGGACCCCGATCGCTGGGCCCCTCAGTACGTCGAAGCGGGTGCCGGGTCCGTCACCTTCCACGCGGAGGCGGCCGCAGCCCCCGTCCGGCTCGCGCGTGAGATCCGCGCCAAGGGCGCCCGCGCCTCGATGGCCCTGAAGCCGGCGACGCCGATCGAGCCGTACGAGGATCTGCTCCCCGAGCTCGACATGCTGTTGATCATGACGGTTGAGCCGGGATTCGGCGGGCAGGCGTTCCTGGACATCATGCTGCCCAAGATCCGCCGCACCCGTGAGCTGATCGGGAAGCACGGTCTGGAGCTGTGGCTGCAGGTCGACGGCGGAGTGTCCGCCGCGACGATCGAGCGGTGCGCCGAGGCGGGCGCCGACGTCTTCGTAGCCGGTTCGGCCGTCTACGGGGCGAAGGATCCGGCGGAGGCGGTACGTGCACTGCGCACCCAGGCGGAGGGCGCCACGGCGTCCGCGGGCTGGGCGTGCGACCACTGA
- a CDS encoding MMPL family transporter: MADVQSTVSTAPGRRGVARLVCGRRSKWLVLLLWLVVLVGSAPLAQKLTDAQDNDAQSWLPGSAESTQVLDISKEFRPETIPAVVIYAREGGLTVADRARIAKDVAQIKQLSAHGVRGTETRGPVLDKRPGPSAAQVYVPVTMDASGFERITPAVDSIRDATGTSVGDLKIHITGPGGTSADFSEAFSGIDSTLLLSALGIVIVILLFTYRSPSLLLVPVLSVVAALFTAQALIYLLAENAGLTVNGQSAGILTVLVFGAGTDYALLLVARYREELRRHEDRHEAMALALHRAGPAVLASGATVVLSMLMLLTAEMNSTRGLGPVAAIGVAVALLAMLTLFPALLVIFGRWIFWPLIPHMGSAEPTERGVWARTGQRIARRPRMIWTVTALALAVLSLGLMQLKAEGISNADSFTDKPDSIVGQEVSAEYFPAGAGDPLVIVANQGQGLEVRRAVAATDGVVRGSIGVPPNTKPAADGRVLFEATTTAPADSQAAKDTVDRVRDAVHAVDGADAKVGGGTAALLDMDRATAHDNKLVIPLVLVVVLLILCLLLRALVAPLLLIGTVVLSFAAALGISALAFRHLFDYAGESTDFPLFVFVFLVALGIDYNIFLTTRIREEAARQGTRPGVVTGLAATGAVITSAGLVLAGTFAALGTLPMVAFAEIGFAVAIGVLLDTFVVRSVLVTALFLDVGPKVWWPHALSRSSAPQSTPPEPKSSEPGHQSGSAEPKSSPAGD; the protein is encoded by the coding sequence ATGGCGGACGTACAGAGCACTGTGAGCACGGCGCCCGGGCGCCGTGGAGTGGCGCGGCTCGTGTGCGGGCGGCGCAGCAAGTGGCTGGTGCTCCTGCTGTGGCTCGTCGTCCTCGTGGGCAGCGCTCCGCTCGCCCAGAAACTCACCGACGCACAGGACAACGACGCGCAGTCCTGGCTGCCGGGCTCCGCCGAGTCCACCCAAGTCCTCGACATCTCCAAGGAATTCAGGCCGGAGACCATCCCCGCCGTGGTGATCTACGCGCGCGAGGGCGGGCTCACCGTCGCGGACCGCGCCCGGATCGCCAAGGACGTCGCCCAGATCAAGCAGCTGAGCGCGCACGGGGTACGGGGCACGGAGACCCGCGGCCCCGTCCTCGACAAGAGGCCGGGCCCGTCGGCGGCCCAGGTCTACGTCCCGGTCACGATGGACGCCTCGGGCTTCGAGCGGATCACCCCCGCCGTGGACTCCATCCGCGACGCGACCGGCACGTCCGTGGGCGATCTGAAGATCCACATCACGGGTCCCGGCGGCACCTCGGCGGACTTCTCCGAGGCCTTCTCCGGCATCGACTCGACGCTGCTGCTCTCCGCGCTCGGCATCGTCATCGTCATCCTGCTGTTCACGTACCGCAGCCCGTCCCTGCTGCTCGTACCGGTACTGAGCGTGGTGGCGGCGCTCTTCACCGCGCAGGCGCTGATCTATCTCCTCGCGGAGAACGCGGGGCTCACCGTGAACGGGCAGAGCGCGGGCATCCTCACCGTCCTCGTGTTCGGCGCGGGGACGGACTACGCGCTGCTGCTCGTCGCCCGATACAGGGAAGAGCTCCGCCGCCACGAGGATCGGCACGAGGCGATGGCGCTCGCCCTGCACCGGGCGGGCCCGGCAGTCCTGGCCTCCGGCGCCACCGTGGTGCTCAGCATGCTGATGCTGCTCACCGCCGAGATGAACTCGACGCGGGGGCTCGGCCCGGTCGCCGCGATCGGGGTCGCCGTCGCCCTGCTCGCGATGCTGACCCTGTTCCCCGCCCTGCTCGTGATCTTCGGCCGCTGGATCTTCTGGCCGCTGATCCCGCACATGGGCAGCGCGGAACCCACCGAGCGCGGCGTGTGGGCGCGCACCGGGCAGCGGATCGCGCGCCGTCCGCGGATGATCTGGACCGTGACGGCCCTGGCGCTCGCCGTGCTCTCCCTCGGGCTGATGCAGCTGAAGGCGGAAGGCATCAGCAACGCCGACTCGTTCACCGACAAACCCGACTCGATCGTGGGACAGGAAGTCTCGGCGGAGTACTTCCCCGCGGGCGCCGGCGACCCGCTCGTCATCGTCGCGAACCAGGGGCAGGGCCTGGAGGTGCGCCGCGCCGTCGCCGCGACGGACGGCGTCGTACGAGGCAGCATCGGCGTCCCGCCGAACACCAAACCCGCGGCCGACGGCCGGGTCCTGTTCGAGGCGACGACGACCGCGCCCGCCGACAGCCAGGCCGCCAAGGACACGGTGGACCGGGTGCGCGACGCGGTGCACGCGGTGGACGGGGCGGATGCCAAGGTGGGCGGCGGCACGGCGGCGCTGCTCGACATGGACCGGGCGACGGCGCACGACAACAAGCTGGTGATCCCGCTCGTTCTGGTGGTCGTCCTGCTGATCCTGTGCCTGCTCCTACGGGCCCTGGTGGCGCCCCTGTTGCTGATCGGGACGGTCGTCCTGTCCTTCGCGGCGGCCCTCGGCATCAGCGCGCTCGCCTTCCGCCACCTCTTCGACTACGCGGGCGAATCGACGGACTTCCCGCTCTTCGTCTTCGTGTTCCTGGTGGCGCTCGGCATCGACTACAACATCTTCCTCACGACCCGCATCCGTGAGGAGGCCGCGCGCCAGGGCACACGCCCCGGCGTCGTCACGGGCCTGGCCGCGACCGGCGCGGTGATCACGTCGGCGGGCCTGGTCCTCGCGGGCACCTTCGCGGCCCTCGGCACGCTCCCCATGGTCGCCTTCGCCGAAATCGGCTTCGCGGTGGCGATCGGCGTACTCCTGGACACATTCGTGGTCAGGTCGGTCCTGGTGACAGCCCTGTTCCTGGACGTGGGCCCAAAGGTCTGGTGGCCACACGCGCTGTCCCGGTCGAGTGCTCCCCAATCAACCCCGCCCGAGCCCAAATCAAGCGAGCCCGGACACCAATCAGGCTCGGCCGAGCCCAAATCAAGCCCCGCCGGCGATTGA